From a region of the Bacteroidota bacterium genome:
- a CDS encoding MFS transporter, with translation MPTPTHHETAPEDRISFGHRVVYGLGAFVNNLLAGASGGMMIVLNLGFGMNPALVGLLGAIPRISDAFTDPLMGYISDQTQTRWGRRRPYIFGGAIAVGLIFIFLWQLPDGKSETFYFVYFLIGSLFFYLAYTVWATPWVALGFELTPDYHERTRLMGTSNFIGQLAYVASPWFLWIMSYEGFFENQREGAAGLAIIIAVIVMAVGVLPAIFLREPFRAVAAAENKEGLGGSAVARRISEFFQGFGTVLQSRPFLLLCVATFLIFNGFMLIASFQFYVIIYYVFGGDQTLGAEYAGYAGSVGAIATFAVVVFVTWLGTKIGKRKAFMIAIGVSVVGYLLKWPTYNPELPWLVMVPAPLMAFGLGGLFTLVPSMIADVVDLDELTSYERREGMFGSIYWWVVKLGMAAALAAGGFLLNATGFDVELGSAQTEQTLFLMRVFDVGIPALTSLVAIWAIANFPITEDTAYEVRTKLEARRGPVGREVLDA, from the coding sequence ATGCCTACTCCCACGCACCACGAGACGGCTCCCGAGGACCGCATCTCTTTCGGCCACCGCGTGGTCTACGGCCTGGGCGCGTTCGTCAACAACCTGCTCGCCGGGGCGAGCGGCGGGATGATGATCGTCCTCAACCTCGGCTTCGGGATGAACCCGGCGCTCGTCGGGCTCCTCGGCGCGATCCCCCGGATCTCGGACGCGTTCACGGACCCGCTGATGGGGTACATCTCCGACCAGACGCAGACGCGGTGGGGCCGGCGGCGACCGTACATCTTCGGCGGGGCGATCGCGGTCGGGCTGATCTTCATCTTCCTCTGGCAACTCCCCGACGGCAAGAGCGAGACGTTCTACTTCGTCTACTTCCTCATCGGGTCGCTCTTCTTCTACCTCGCCTACACGGTCTGGGCGACGCCGTGGGTGGCGCTGGGCTTCGAGCTGACGCCGGACTACCACGAGCGCACGCGGCTCATGGGGACCTCCAACTTCATCGGCCAGCTCGCCTACGTCGCCTCGCCGTGGTTCCTGTGGATCATGTCCTACGAGGGGTTCTTCGAGAACCAGCGCGAGGGCGCGGCGGGGCTCGCCATCATCATCGCCGTCATCGTGATGGCAGTCGGCGTGCTCCCGGCGATCTTCCTCCGCGAGCCGTTCCGGGCCGTGGCGGCCGCCGAGAACAAAGAGGGGCTCGGTGGGAGTGCCGTCGCGCGGCGGATCAGCGAGTTCTTCCAGGGCTTCGGGACGGTGCTCCAGTCCCGCCCGTTCCTGCTGCTCTGCGTGGCGACGTTCCTGATCTTCAACGGGTTCATGCTGATCGCGTCGTTCCAGTTCTACGTGATCATCTACTACGTCTTCGGCGGCGACCAGACCCTCGGCGCGGAGTACGCAGGCTACGCCGGGTCGGTCGGCGCGATTGCGACGTTCGCCGTGGTAGTGTTCGTGACGTGGCTCGGGACGAAGATCGGGAAGCGGAAGGCATTTATGATCGCCATCGGGGTCTCGGTCGTCGGCTACCTCCTCAAGTGGCCGACCTACAACCCGGAGCTTCCGTGGCTGGTGATGGTCCCGGCCCCGCTGATGGCGTTCGGCCTCGGCGGCCTCTTCACGCTCGTCCCGTCGATGATCGCCGACGTGGTCGACCTCGACGAGCTGACGAGCTATGAGCGGCGTGAGGGCATGTTCGGCTCGATCTACTGGTGGGTCGTCAAGCTCGGCATGGCGGCGGCGCTCGCGGCGGGCGGCTTTCTCCTCAACGCGACCGGCTTCGACGTGGAACTCGGCAGCGCGCAGACCGAGCAGACGCTCTTCCTGATGCGCGTCTTCGACGTGGGCATCCCGGCGCTGACCTCGCTCGTCGCCATCTGGGCGATTGCCAACTTCCCGATCACCGAGGACACAGCCTACGAGGTCCGCACGAAGCTAGAAGCCCGGCGCGGCCCCGTCGGCCGCGAGGTGTTGGACGCGTAG